The window GCGAGGAGCTGGCCATCGAGGGCGAGCCGCTGGAGAGCCAGGGCGATGATCTCTCACTCGACAATCCCTTCGGCGAGCCGGGCGAGCCGCTCGGCGGCATCGAGGAGCCGGTGGAAGCGCCCGACGAGCTGCGCTCGCCGGAAGAGGACTACGGTGGCCTGGATGACCTGAGCGGCGGCGGGGACGACAACGAGCTGGACTCGCTGGGCGTCAGCGACGACAAGACGATGGTGGGCTTCCGGATGCCCACCGCGCCCCCGCCCGCCCCCACTCCGGTGCCCCGCCCTTCCATGGTGATGCCCGCGGTGACGAGCCGTGCCGCGGCCCCCACCCCGGCCCCTGTTCCCACCCCGGCCCCCGTCCGCGTCACGGCCCCGGCCCGCACGGCCCCGAGCGCCCCCGCGGCCTCCGCCGCGGACATGGCGGAGCTGCGCAACCTGCGCGCCCGTGTGGCCGAGCTGGAAGGCGCCCTGGACGATGCCCGCAACCAGGCGAGCACCGCCGAGTCCCGCGTGGCCGAGCTGGAAGCCGAGCTGGAGTCGCGCACCACCGAGCTGGAGACGCTCAAGTCCAGCGCCGGCAAGAATGATCAGGCCACCCTGACGCTGCGCGAGGCCTCCAACCGCAAGGATCGGGAGATCCTCCGGCTCAAGACGGAGCTGAACCAGAAGGAGCAGGAGATCGTCGAGCAGCAGGATCGTCTGCTCGCGCTGGAGCAGCAGACCAACGGCTCCTCCGAGGAGCTCGCCCGGAAGGACTCGCAGCTCAAGGTGCTGCAGGCCAAGGCGGAGCAGCTCCTGATGGATCGTCGGCGCGTGGAGCAACAGGCCACGGCACTCAAGGAAGAGGCCCGGAGCGCCACGGCGCGCGCCACGGCGCTGCAGGCCGAGGTGGAGCAGTACCAGATGCAGTCGGGCGAGGTGGAGGATCTCCGGGCGCGGGCGGATCAGCTCGAGGCGGAGCTGACGTTGGCGCGCAACGACGTGGACGCCGCCCGGGCGGAGCTGGACGATGCTCGCGCCCAGGCCAGCCAGGAGAGCGACGAGCTGCGTCGGCGCGTCACCGAGCTGGAGGACGCGGTGTCCCGCAACGAGGGCCGGGTGGCTCGCCTCTACACGCGCATCAAGGCCGACGAGAAGGTGCGCGAGAAGGCGAAGAAGGCGCTGGCCATCGCCTCGCAGCTCATGGAAGAGCAGCCGGTGGCGATCCACGACGACGAGGAAGCGGTGGCCTGAGCCCCTCGTGCCCGTCCTTCCCGGGCGGGCGCGTGCTGGAGCGGGGGCCTCGCGCCCCCTGCCCCGCGGAAGACGGCCCTACTTCTCTTCCTTCTTCTCGTTCTTCTTCTCCAGCATCTTCTTGGCGACGCCCTGGAGGCCGGACGGCACGTTCTTGTCGCGCGACAAGTCCTTGACGTCGTTCTCGCGCAGGGTGTTGAGGAACTTCATCCCCACGGCGAGCGGCAGCTTGGGGTTCTTCAACAGCGCCATCTTGATCTTGTAGTTCTTCGTCCACTCCCGGCTGTTGTAGATGTAGCGGAGGATCTCCTCGTTGACGGCCTTGTTGCCGGCGCAGTTGAGGATCTCGCCCGCGGTGATGCGCGGGCTGCGGATCGCGGCGGTGCAGACGAGCTTGTTGGTGTCGCGCAGGAGGTGGCCGCGCGCCTCCTTGTTGCCCAGCGTCGCGAGCTTGATCTTCTGCGCGATGCTCATCTTCATGATGCGCTGGGTGAGGCTCTGCCGCTTGACCTCCTCCATGGGCGGAGGATTGGGATCCTCGTCCTCCACCTTCTCGTTGGCGCCGTCGGCCTGGAACTCCGCGATGACCTCCTCGGCGGTGGGGCCGGGCTCCGGCACGGCGGCGGCGGCCTGGGGCCCGAACAGACGCACGCGCGCCGCCTGCATCTGGGGGACGTCCGCGAGCGCGAGCCCGCTGCGCACGGCGAAGTCACACACGTTGTCGATCAACGCGGGGCTCGCGTTGGGGTTGGTGCACAGCTGGCGCAGGATGTCCTCGTGGCGCAGCACGCGCAGCTGGTTCTGCCCGATGATCTCCGCCACCTTCGCGCTGCAGTCGCGCGCCACCTGGGCCACGGCCTCGTCGGGCGTGGTGGTGTTGAGCACGAGCATCTCCGCGAAGGCGTCCTTGGTGCGCAACAGCGGCAGGAGCCAGCCGAGCACCTGGGGCGCGACGTTCTCGTCCCGCAGGCCCGCGGAGAAGCGGTCCGGCAGGGCGGCGGCCGTCTTGGTGGCCGTCTCGCGCACGCTCGCGTCCGCGTCGAAGGTGAGCATGAAGAGCGCGCCGAGCATGTCCACGGGCGCCAGCGGCACCATGGCCTTGGCGGCCATCATCCGCAGGGGCACGGGCGCGGCGGGGTCCACGTGCTTGCGCGTGTTGGGCGGGAGGACCTCCGCGGAGATGGGACAGCCGGCGGGAGTCGCGGCGGGAGGCTGCGGGGCGGTGCTCATGGGGTGTGATTCCTTCCGTAGATGATGCGCAGTCCCTCGAGCGTGAGGAACTCGTCGACTTCCTGGATGTGCGTGGAGGCGCCCGCGACGAGGGGCGCGAGGCCGCCGGTGGCCACCACGTGCGTCTCGAATCCGAGCTCCGCCTTCATCCGCGCGCACAGGCCATCCACCATGGCCACGTACCCGAAGAAGAGTCCGGACTGGATGGAGTGCACCGTGTTGCGGCCCACCACGTGCGGAGGCCGGGCGAACTCCACGCGCGGCAGCTTGGAGGCGTTCTGGAAGAGCGCCTCCATGCCGATGTGGATGCCGGGGCAGATGGAGCCCCCGAGGTACTCGCCCCGGGGCGTCACCGCGTCGAAGGTGGTGGCGGTGCCGAAGTCCACGACGATGAGGCCCCGGTGGTGCTTGTCGTAGGCGGCCACCGCGTTGACGATGCGATCGGCGCCCACCTCGCGCGGGTTGTCATAGAGGATGGGCATGCCCGTCTTCACCCCGGGCCCCACGAAGAGCGGACGCGTCTTGAAGTAGCGCTCGCTCATGCGTCCGAGATGGGACTGCAAGGGCGGCACCACGCTGGAGACGGCCACCGCGTTCACCGCGCCCGGCTCGATGCCGCTGGCGAGGAAGAGCTGGCGCAGCAGGATGCCCAGCTCGTCGGAGGTGCGGCGCGCGCTCGTCTCCACGCGCCAATGACTCAGCAGACGCTGGCCGTCGTATACCCCCAACACGGTGTTGGTGTTGCCCACGTCGATGGCGAGAAGCATGGCTCGCCACGCAGTCTAGCGGGGCCGCACCTGCTCCACATCCCCGGCGAGTACCCTTTCCAGGCGCCCCTCCGGCGTGCGCACCAGCAGCGCCCCCGCCGCGTCGATGTCTTCAGCCACACCGCGCAATTCCGCCCGGTCCGTCCGGACCCGCACCTCCTGGCCCAGCGTGGAGGACAGCTCCACCCAGCGCTGGCGCACCGGCTCGAAGCCCACCTCGTGGTGGAGATCCATCCACTCCTCCAGCCGCCCCCAGAGCGAGCTGGTGAAGAGCGCCCGGTTGACGCGCCGGCCGAGCACCCGCGACAGCGAGGTGGCCGTCTCCGCCAGTTCGGGCGGGAAGTCCTCGGGGCCGGAGTTGAGGTTGACGCCCACGCCCAGCACCACGAAGTGCACCTGGTCCGGGTCTGCGGACAGCTCGGTGAGGATACCCGCCACCTTGCGCCCATCTATCTGCACGTCGTTGGGCCACTTGATGCGCGCGTCGGCGTCCTGCTCGCGCAGCGTCTCGGCGAGCGCCACCGCGGCCACCAGGGTGAGTTCCGAGGCGCGCTGCGGCGGCAGCTCCGGCCGGAGGATGGCGGAGAAGTACAGGTTCACCCCCGGGGGCGACGTCCACACCCGGCCCCGGCGGCCCTTGCCCGCCGTCTGCTGCTCGGTGATGACCACCTCGCCGTGCTCGGCGCCCTCCGCGGCGAGCTGGAAGGCCGTCACGTTGGTGGACGGCAGGCTCTCGTGGAAGTGGATCTGCTGGCCCAGGTGGTGCGTGGACAGCAGCGGCGTGAGCTCCAGCGGCGTGAGCTTGTCCGGCACGTCCACCAGCTTGTAGCCCCGCGCGGGCACGGCGTCGATGCGGTAGCCCTTGCCGCGCAGCGACTCCACGTGCTTCCACACGGCGGTGCGCGACAGGCCCAGCTTGTCCGAGAGCGCCTCGCCCGAACAGAACTCATCCCGTCCCTCCACGAGGAAACCAAGGATGATCTCTTCGTACGTCTGCTCGGCGCTCTCGACACCCATGGGGCCTGCCTTCCTGAAAAAAGGCCCACAGGGTAGGGAGGCGCGATCCGACTTTCAACCCGGCCCCCTCCCCTCCTGTCGATCAAGCCGCTCGCCTGCCCTCCTGGCGGCCAGCTAGCGGCCGGAGAGCAGCAGACCGGGGCCTTCCTCGATGCGGATGACCTGGGTGGGGGCCCGGGTGCTGCGCAGCGAGTCAATCCACTGCACGGCGGCGATGACGTCCGCCTCGCGCGTGTCGTGGGTGAAGACGACGATGGTGGCGTGCGTGTCCTCGGGGCGGGGCGGGCGCTGGAGCACCGAGTTGATGCTCACCCCCTTCTCGCCGAGCACGCTGGCGATGCGGCCCAGCACGCCGGGCTCGTCGCTGACGGAGAAGCGCAGGTAGGTGGGCCCGCGGCGCTCCCCCGGAGGCAACAGGGGCACGTCCTGCACGTTGGGCGCGCACGGCAGGGGCAGACGGCCCGACACCCCCGCCAGCAGGCCCCGGCAGGTGTCGATGATGTCGGACACCACCGCACTACCCGTGGGCAGGGCTCCGGCGCCCAGGCCCGAGAAGAGCGAGGCACCCAGGGCCGCGGACTGGAGCAGCACCGCGTTGAAGCCGCCCTTCACGTCGGCCAGGGGGCTGGCGGCGGGGATGAAGGCCGGGTGCACGCGCACGTCCAACCCGTCCGACACCCGGCGCGCCCGCGCGAGCAGCTTGAGCACGAAGCCCGCCTCGCGCCCATGGGCGATGTCCGCCGGGGTGAGCGTGGAGATGCCCTCCACGAGGATGGACCCGGGGGACACGCGCGCGGAGAAGGCCAGCGAGGCGAGCAGACACAGCTTCTGCGCCGCGTCCATGCCGCTCACGTCCAGCGTGGGGTCCGCCTCGGCGTAGCCCAGCTCCTGCGCGCGCCGCAGCGCGTCCGCGTACGTGGAGCCCTCGTCCGCCATGGCCGAGAGGATGAAGTTGGTGGTGCCATTCACGATGCCCGTGAGCGACTCCACCCGGTCCGAGGCGAGCGCCTCGCGCAGCGTGCGGATGATGGGGATGCCGCCACACACGGCCGCCTCGAAGTGCACGTCCACGCCCCGGGCGATGGCGCTCGAGAAGAGCGCCTCGCCGTGCGCGGACAGGAGCGCCTTGTTGGCCGTCACCACATGGCGGCCCGAGGCGATGGCCTGCTCCACGTACTCGCGCGCGGGGCTCAGGCCCCCCATGAGCTCCACCACCACCGACACCTCGGGGTTGGCGAGGATCGTCTTCATGTCGTGGGTGATGAGCGCCGAGGGCACGTCCTCGGGACGCGCGCGGCCCGGCTCGCGCACCAGCACGTGATGCACGCGCACCCGAGCGCCCAGCCGCCGCTCGATGTCCTTCGCGTGCTGCGTGAGGATGCGGTACGTCCCCAGTCCCACGTTGCCCAGCCCCAACAGGGCGATTCCAATCTCCTTCATGGCGCTGCCTCCGCCTGGCCTCGCGCGGTCGGCGCCCCAGGGTTGAGTTGATAGGACACCAGCTCCAGCGACGTCTGCGGCAGGCGCTCGCCGTTGCTCTTCTGGACGAACAGCTCCATGCGCACCAGGCCCACGCCCCGCGCGAAGGTGAGCGCGTTGATGAGCGTGGTGTTCGCGTCCACGCGGTTGCTCGCCTCCACCCGGACACACGTGGGGAAGGCGCCCGCGCGCGTCTCACACGGCACGTCCGCCTGGAGGATGCGGTAGCGCTCGGTGGACGCCACGGACACCACGTTCGTCCACTGGCTGCCCTCGGTGAGCGGCCCGCGCAAGAGGTAGCGCTTGCGGTCGCGCACCCCGAAGGCGTCCACGGTGAGCTGTCCGCCCTGGCTGTCGTGGAAGTAGCCGTCCTCCTCCTTGAGCACCTCCACCGACACCGGCTTGTCCTCGCGGCCATTCACCCGGTACGTCCAGCGGTTGCCCACGGCCAGCGGGTAGTACGCGGACAGCGACTCGGTGGCACGCGAGGAGGACTCGGACGCGGAGTCGGCCACCGGCTGCCGGCCCGCGCACGCGCCAGCCCCCAGCACCCACGTGGCCCCGAGGGCCATTCGTACGACGACAGACGAGAGCTTCATGTCTCAGTGTTCCGCGCGGTCCGTGCCGCGCGCCTCCGGGGTGGCGAGCTTGTGAGCCGCGTAGAGTGTATCGAGCGCCTGCTGGGCCGCGGCCTGGACATCGGGCTGATCATGCCCCTGTGCCACGGTGAAGAGATACGCCTCGGCCTCGGCCCCGCCGATCTCTCCGATGGCGAAGACGACCTCCTGCATGAAGCCCACGTCCCGCTCCTTCACCAGCTCGATGAGCGCGGGCACGGCGGCGCTCTCCTTCATCTCCACCAGCGCGCCCATCGCCTGGCGCGCCACCTGGAGATCCTCGTCCTGCAACTGGCGGATGAGCAGCGGGGCCGCCGCGGGGTTGCGCCGCTCGGCGAGCACGCGCAAGGCGAACTCCCGCACCCGCTCGTCCGGGGACTGGAGATCCATCACCAAC is drawn from Cystobacter fuscus DSM 2262 and contains these coding sequences:
- a CDS encoding response regulator, whose protein sequence is MSKNILIVESDTTLSATLREALEARGFAAQETTDGKGSVERIRQERPDLVVLAVDLSAGQNGYLICGKLKKDDELKPIPIIIIGNPDGFAQHRKLKAHADDYVSKPVNPEELVERVGGLIGFPELPAGEVVDDGFALGDLDGSGDAPMQGEELAIEGEPLESQGDDLSLDNPFGEPGEPLGGIEEPVEAPDELRSPEEDYGGLDDLSGGGDDNELDSLGVSDDKTMVGFRMPTAPPPAPTPVPRPSMVMPAVTSRAAAPTPAPVPTPAPVRVTAPARTAPSAPAASAADMAELRNLRARVAELEGALDDARNQASTAESRVAELEAELESRTTELETLKSSAGKNDQATLTLREASNRKDREILRLKTELNQKEQEIVEQQDRLLALEQQTNGSSEELARKDSQLKVLQAKAEQLLMDRRRVEQQATALKEEARSATARATALQAEVEQYQMQSGEVEDLRARADQLEAELTLARNDVDAARAELDDARAQASQESDELRRRVTELEDAVSRNEGRVARLYTRIKADEKVREKAKKALAIASQLMEEQPVAIHDDEEAVA
- a CDS encoding type III pantothenate kinase codes for the protein MLLAIDVGNTNTVLGVYDGQRLLSHWRVETSARRTSDELGILLRQLFLASGIEPGAVNAVAVSSVVPPLQSHLGRMSERYFKTRPLFVGPGVKTGMPILYDNPREVGADRIVNAVAAYDKHHRGLIVVDFGTATTFDAVTPRGEYLGGSICPGIHIGMEALFQNASKLPRVEFARPPHVVGRNTVHSIQSGLFFGYVAMVDGLCARMKAELGFETHVVATGGLAPLVAGASTHIQEVDEFLTLEGLRIIYGRNHTP
- a CDS encoding biotin--[acetyl-CoA-carboxylase] ligase, which codes for MGVESAEQTYEEIILGFLVEGRDEFCSGEALSDKLGLSRTAVWKHVESLRGKGYRIDAVPARGYKLVDVPDKLTPLELTPLLSTHHLGQQIHFHESLPSTNVTAFQLAAEGAEHGEVVITEQQTAGKGRRGRVWTSPPGVNLYFSAILRPELPPQRASELTLVAAVALAETLREQDADARIKWPNDVQIDGRKVAGILTELSADPDQVHFVVLGVGVNLNSGPEDFPPELAETATSLSRVLGRRVNRALFTSSLWGRLEEWMDLHHEVGFEPVRQRWVELSSTLGQEVRVRTDRAELRGVAEDIDAAGALLVRTPEGRLERVLAGDVEQVRPR
- a CDS encoding homoserine dehydrogenase translates to MKEIGIALLGLGNVGLGTYRILTQHAKDIERRLGARVRVHHVLVREPGRARPEDVPSALITHDMKTILANPEVSVVVELMGGLSPAREYVEQAIASGRHVVTANKALLSAHGEALFSSAIARGVDVHFEAAVCGGIPIIRTLREALASDRVESLTGIVNGTTNFILSAMADEGSTYADALRRAQELGYAEADPTLDVSGMDAAQKLCLLASLAFSARVSPGSILVEGISTLTPADIAHGREAGFVLKLLARARRVSDGLDVRVHPAFIPAASPLADVKGGFNAVLLQSAALGASLFSGLGAGALPTGSAVVSDIIDTCRGLLAGVSGRLPLPCAPNVQDVPLLPPGERRGPTYLRFSVSDEPGVLGRIASVLGEKGVSINSVLQRPPRPEDTHATIVVFTHDTREADVIAAVQWIDSLRSTRAPTQVIRIEEGPGLLLSGR